TGAAGAAAATGTTCTGCGTTTGCGGTTTGGATTAGATGACGGACGGACGCGCACATTGGAAGAAGTGGGTAAAGTGTTTGGTGTCACACGGGAGCGCATCCGTCAAATTGAAGCCAAAGCGCTGCGCAAACTCCGTCATCCCAGCCGCAGCAAACGCTTAAAAGACTTCCTGGAATAACCTTGTATAATCTGGCTAAAGGTATCCTGTCAGGTGTCTCCTTTTAAGCCTATTTCCGTTTTCGGGAATAGGCTTTTTTCTTTGGACACGGTTTTCTTTTTCATGACAGGGTATCTTTTTCTCCTATTTTAGCTGCTTTTATAAGGGATTGCAAATCAAATCTGCAGTTATTTAATTAAAATTTAACCTAAAAAGAATATTCTTGCAAAAAGACCCTCTAAACGACTATAATAAACCTTAAGGTGGTGCAGGTCTCGTTTGAAAGCGCATACAATACAAGGGGGGAAACGAATGCATTTTGAACTTAATCAGGACCAGAAATTATTATGGAAGATGATCCGGGAATTTGCTGAAGAAGAGGTGGCCCCCGGTGCTGAACACCGGGATAAGCACCGGTTGTTTCATCACCAATGATAGATACGCCAAGAACTTAGCCCTAACAGCGGTGACAGGGGAAAAAGACGGTAAGAAAGAGATCACGGCCTTTATTGTTCCTACCGATGCGCCAGGTTTTTATTGCCCAGGCTGCCTACGAGAAAGCGCTCAAGTATGCTAAAGAAAGGGTTCAATTCGGCCAGGCGATATCCAAGTTCCAAACCATTCAACACAAACTGGCAGATATGGCCATGAATATCGAATTGGCCCGCTTAATGGTCTATAAAGCCGCATGGTTAAAAGATCAAGGCCGCAAATTTACCAAAGAGGCTTCCATGGCTAAACTGTTTGCCTCAGAGATGTGTATGCAAGTGTGTAACCAGGCCGTGCAAATTCATGGGGGGAATGGATACATGCGGGATTATCATGTGGAGCGTTACTTCCGCGACGCCAAATTACTGGAGATTGGGGAAGGCACATCTGAAATTCAGCGTAATATCATTGCGCGGGAGATTGGCTGCTGATCTTGAGCCCGGTCGCTGAACGATTGCTCGCTCAAGTTGCTAAACCTAGTCCTTTTCGCTAAAATACAAAGGGTAATCCATGCAAAAGTGGATAGAATCATAAGGACATGGTATAATTTTCAGTTGTGGGGATTTATCATGAACAAGGAGGAATTGTGGCAGTGAACCCGATTAAAGTGTTTTTCACCATTTTTGCCTTAGGATTAGGTTTAGCCATTGTTCTGGGTATTATCGGGCTTCAGCAGGGGGACCTGGCTGAGGAAGAAAACGGAGCACAGGAGAATGTAGTGGCTTTGGACCTTCCCCCTTCATTTGACAGTTGCCTGGCCTGTCACGGTCAAAACTTGGAAGGTGCTTCAGCCCCTTCACTTATTGATACTGATTTAAGCAAAGAAGAAATTATCCAAGTGTTGCAGAACGGCCTAGGGGCAATGCCTGCCCAAACCCATTTAAGTGCTGAAGAAATGGAAGAAATTGCTGATTATCTGGTTTCGCTTGATTTTGAAGA
This DNA window, taken from Caldalkalibacillus thermarum, encodes the following:
- a CDS encoding c-type cytochrome, which encodes MNPIKVFFTIFALGLGLAIVLGIIGLQQGDLAEEENGAQENVVALDLPPSFDSCLACHGQNLEGASAPSLIDTDLSKEEIIQVLQNGLGAMPAQTHLSAEEMEEIADYLVSLDFEEGEGQQE
- a CDS encoding acyl-CoA dehydrogenase family protein, translated to MHFELNQDQKLLWKMIREFAEEEVAPGAEHRDKHRLFHHQ